The following proteins are co-located in the Microbacterium sp. SORGH_AS_0888 genome:
- a CDS encoding 4'-phosphopantetheinyl transferase, translating into MIILVFFDPTDISMTGGFDAVRPPQTWVSSTGLLAVSWSNDAVHDLDGSPATNHAITTTMSSHRAAEFAIGRVCARTAIQTLGGRHENLERLPDGSVAWPNGWTGSITHTRRVVIACVARTTLLHGIGVDLEPNLPLPEASSLALAKDCFVGPAAELQAEGSRVGFSAREAAFKALSSIQRLVPILSMTVTVMMETQDGGQFVVSIPGASVDHVEGRWWLVAESFLLTAAIVRERDVSPYSSSDEGAPGSSL; encoded by the coding sequence GTGATCATCCTCGTCTTCTTCGACCCGACGGATATATCGATGACTGGAGGCTTTGACGCGGTGCGCCCACCTCAGACATGGGTGTCTTCCACCGGGCTCCTGGCAGTGTCGTGGAGTAACGACGCAGTACATGATCTTGATGGCTCCCCCGCCACCAACCACGCAATCACCACGACGATGTCGTCTCATCGCGCTGCCGAGTTCGCCATCGGCCGGGTCTGTGCACGCACGGCAATCCAGACGCTAGGGGGCCGCCACGAGAACCTCGAGCGTCTGCCCGACGGATCCGTCGCGTGGCCAAATGGCTGGACCGGGAGCATTACTCATACGCGACGAGTGGTCATCGCCTGCGTAGCGAGAACCACACTGCTGCACGGCATCGGCGTGGACCTCGAACCGAACCTTCCGCTTCCGGAAGCATCCTCCCTTGCGCTGGCGAAGGACTGCTTCGTCGGACCAGCCGCAGAACTGCAGGCTGAGGGATCGCGCGTGGGATTTTCGGCACGCGAAGCCGCATTCAAAGCACTGAGCTCCATCCAGCGTTTGGTGCCTATCCTCTCTATGACAGTCACAGTAATGATGGAGACGCAAGACGGTGGCCAATTCGTCGTCTCCATACCAGGGGCCTCGGTCGACCACGTCGAAGGAAGATGGTGGCTTGTCGCCGAGAGCTTCCTTTTGACGGCTGCTATCGTGCGCGAACGAGATGTCAGCCCCTACTCGTCGTCGGACGAGGGAGCTCCCGGGTCCAGCCTGTAG
- a CDS encoding MarR family winged helix-turn-helix transcriptional regulator, with product MTDLQTLHLLVMRSDVRTPRQISDVTAMPTSTVTKLIDRLESAGYVRRTSDPTDRRRTVLELVEENIAPLHHFYGPTTDKFDELSSTFSVEELDAVARYLEAVSSFYRLDPGAPSSDDE from the coding sequence GTGACAGATCTTCAGACTCTACATCTCTTAGTCATGCGTTCGGACGTGCGGACGCCCCGTCAGATCAGCGATGTTACGGCGATGCCAACGAGCACTGTGACAAAGCTCATCGATCGGCTTGAATCTGCTGGTTACGTCCGGCGGACATCTGATCCAACCGATCGGCGTCGGACTGTCCTGGAACTGGTCGAGGAGAACATCGCTCCCCTGCATCACTTCTACGGCCCAACGACCGACAAGTTCGACGAGCTCAGCTCAACCTTCTCCGTGGAAGAGCTCGATGCAGTTGCTCGATACCTTGAGGCGGTGAGCTCCTTCTACAGGCTGGACCCGGGAGCTCCCTCGTCCGACGACGAGTAG